Proteins from a genomic interval of Kribbella aluminosa:
- a CDS encoding YlxR family protein, whose protein sequence is MTVATDARPGKPRERTCIGCRKRSSPADLLRVTASGGLVLPDPDRRAPGRGAHLHPSIECFDLAVRRKAFPRAFKVPGPLDVTGLRDYVAQRDK, encoded by the coding sequence GTGACAGTTGCTACAGACGCGCGCCCTGGCAAGCCCCGGGAGCGCACCTGTATCGGGTGCCGGAAGCGGAGCAGTCCGGCTGACCTGCTGCGGGTGACGGCTTCCGGAGGACTTGTGCTTCCGGATCCCGATCGCCGGGCACCCGGCCGTGGGGCGCACCTGCACCCCTCGATCGAGTGCTTCGACCTCGCCGTCCGGCGCAAGGCGTTCCCACGGGCCTTCAAGGTCCCGGGGCCGCTGGATGTGACCGGGCTGCGGGACTACGTCGCGCAGCGTGATAAGTAA
- a CDS encoding MFS transporter, with protein MTTSSPPAGLTAAPPSWHSTRRARLGWYGYDWANSVFTTSVTSVFFGPYLTDAARAGAGPDGSIHPLGIGISAASYVPFVIGLSVFLQIFVLPTAAALTTRHHKGRLLGVLLLVGGGAATAMYTIGETDYLLGGALFVLATIALGGSITVCNTYLPVIAPPERQDRTSAEASAAGFLSAGLILIVDLVVYNSHDRLGLTESEAIRIIMMTAGLWWLVFGGVSVMLLRGYGAPAATAVERVGSYRLLGRALRDLRRYPAAGWFLAAFLLYFNGVQAVTGLVGTYAVEALRLELDQVIIAVLVVQFAAVLGTAALGRVAERYGGRTVLVGSVVFWCAVIITGGVLPAGWFGGFLALCVSAGLVVGGTYALSRSVFIRLVPQNRVPEYVGIFETVNRCLGFLGPAAFGLVLQWSGNYRMAWLSILVFMVAGAVTLVAAPRPEVSHG; from the coding sequence ATGACAACTTCCTCCCCACCGGCGGGTCTGACCGCCGCCCCGCCGTCCTGGCACTCGACCCGGCGGGCCCGGCTTGGCTGGTACGGCTATGACTGGGCCAACTCCGTCTTCACCACCAGCGTGACGTCCGTCTTCTTCGGCCCGTACCTGACCGACGCGGCCCGCGCTGGCGCCGGTCCGGATGGATCGATCCACCCACTCGGCATCGGTATCTCGGCGGCGTCGTACGTACCGTTCGTGATCGGCCTGTCGGTGTTCCTGCAGATATTCGTGCTGCCCACCGCTGCGGCGCTGACCACTCGGCATCACAAGGGCCGCCTGCTCGGAGTGCTGCTGCTGGTGGGCGGCGGTGCGGCGACCGCGATGTACACGATCGGCGAGACCGACTACCTGCTCGGTGGCGCGCTGTTCGTACTGGCGACGATCGCACTCGGCGGCTCGATCACGGTCTGCAACACGTACCTGCCGGTGATCGCACCACCGGAGCGGCAGGATCGTACGTCGGCCGAGGCCTCGGCGGCCGGGTTCCTCAGCGCCGGGCTGATCCTGATCGTCGACCTGGTCGTCTACAACAGCCATGACCGGCTCGGTCTGACCGAGAGCGAAGCGATCCGGATCATCATGATGACCGCCGGTCTGTGGTGGCTGGTGTTCGGCGGCGTTTCGGTGATGCTGTTGCGCGGGTACGGCGCCCCGGCCGCCACTGCGGTCGAGCGGGTCGGCTCGTATCGACTGCTCGGCCGGGCGCTGCGCGACCTGCGCAGGTATCCGGCCGCCGGCTGGTTCCTGGCCGCGTTCCTGCTGTACTTCAACGGCGTCCAGGCCGTCACGGGTCTGGTCGGAACGTACGCGGTCGAGGCGCTCCGGCTCGAGCTCGACCAGGTGATCATCGCCGTGCTGGTCGTCCAGTTCGCCGCGGTCCTCGGTACGGCCGCGCTGGGGCGGGTGGCCGAGCGGTACGGCGGCCGCACGGTGCTGGTGGGGTCCGTCGTGTTCTGGTGTGCCGTGATCATCACCGGCGGCGTGCTTCCGGCCGGCTGGTTCGGCGGCTTCCTCGCCCTGTGTGTCAGCGCGGGTCTGGTAGTCGGCGGGACATATGCGTTGTCCCGCTCGGTCTTCATTCGGCTGGTGCCGCAGAACCGCGTACCCGAGTACGTCGGCATCTTCGAGACAGTCAATCGATGTCTCGGGTTCCTCGGCCCAGCTGCCTTCGGCCTGGTCCTGCAGTGGAGTGGCAACTACCGGATGGCCTGGTTGTCCATCCTCGTCTTCATGGTGGCTGGTGCTGTCACGTTGGTCGCCGCGCCCCGGCCGGAGGTGTCCCATGGCTGA
- the truB gene encoding tRNA pseudouridine(55) synthase TruB, with product MELSLDFTPASDGIVVVDKPSGLTSHTVVARIRKLAGTRKVGHAGTLDPMATGVLIVGINRATRLLGHLQLADKSYDATIRLGAATTTDDAEGEVVATAPVDGVTADAIAAAVDGFRGEISQVPSKVSAIKVDGRRAYDLVRAGEEVELKARTVTVSRYDILDVRPDADGISVDVSVDCSSGTYIRALARDLGTELGVGGHLTALRRTRVGSFDLSMAHSLESLATTFDWLPIADVAATTFPRYDADDAEAAAIRTGRPLPGLDLEAGQTAMFGPDGTFLALYEPRGPVAKPTAVFVG from the coding sequence ATGGAGTTGAGCCTGGACTTCACGCCGGCGTCGGACGGGATCGTCGTCGTCGACAAGCCGAGCGGCCTGACCTCGCACACGGTGGTCGCCCGGATCCGCAAGCTGGCCGGTACCCGCAAGGTCGGGCACGCCGGGACGCTGGACCCGATGGCGACCGGCGTGCTCATCGTCGGGATCAACCGGGCGACCCGGCTGCTCGGGCACCTGCAGCTGGCGGACAAGTCGTACGACGCGACGATCCGGCTGGGTGCCGCCACGACGACCGACGACGCCGAGGGCGAGGTGGTGGCCACCGCGCCGGTCGACGGGGTGACCGCGGACGCGATCGCGGCGGCCGTCGACGGGTTCCGCGGGGAGATCTCGCAGGTGCCGTCGAAGGTGTCCGCGATCAAGGTCGACGGCCGCCGGGCGTACGACCTGGTGCGGGCCGGCGAGGAGGTCGAGCTCAAGGCCCGCACGGTGACCGTCTCGCGGTACGACATCCTCGACGTCCGGCCGGACGCCGACGGGATCTCGGTCGACGTCTCGGTGGACTGCTCCAGCGGTACCTACATCCGGGCGCTGGCCCGCGACCTCGGCACCGAGCTCGGCGTCGGCGGTCACCTGACCGCGCTCCGGCGTACCCGGGTCGGCTCGTTCGACCTGTCCATGGCGCATTCGCTGGAGTCGCTGGCCACGACGTTCGACTGGCTGCCGATCGCGGACGTCGCCGCCACCACCTTCCCGCGGTACGACGCGGACGACGCGGAGGCGGCCGCGATCCGCACCGGACGTCCGCTGCCGGGGCTGGACCTGGAGGCTGGGCAGACCGCGATGTTCGGCCCGGACGGTACGTTCCTGGCGCTCTACGAGCCGCGCGGACCGGTCGCGAAACCCACCGCGGTGTTCGTCGGCTGA
- a CDS encoding TetR/AcrR family transcriptional regulator: MRQTILEAALAIADERGLDAVSMRAVGLRVGLSAMALYPHVSSKEALLDGMVEVLLTELVPLAGVDHPAGQESDPAAVGGDAGEEWWQRLVALAQAARKLAGRHPSAFTLLLSRPSVTPEALRATDALYQTILDAGVPDDQVARVERLLSTFVMGFAASEVNGRFSRGTLTPRSRRTQLAPAQLPAHYRLAAHLDDEIDFDAEFEADLTDLRILLDSIRSSPA; encoded by the coding sequence ATGAGACAGACCATCCTCGAGGCAGCGCTGGCGATCGCCGACGAGCGCGGACTCGATGCCGTATCGATGCGGGCAGTCGGGCTACGGGTCGGGCTGAGCGCGATGGCGCTGTATCCGCACGTGTCCAGCAAGGAGGCGCTGCTCGATGGGATGGTCGAAGTACTGCTGACCGAGCTGGTCCCGCTCGCCGGGGTGGATCATCCGGCTGGGCAGGAATCCGATCCTGCCGCGGTGGGTGGCGACGCCGGGGAAGAGTGGTGGCAACGACTGGTCGCGTTGGCGCAGGCGGCACGGAAGCTGGCCGGCCGGCATCCGAGCGCATTCACCCTGCTGCTGTCTCGGCCGTCGGTCACCCCCGAGGCACTCCGCGCCACCGACGCCCTCTACCAGACCATCCTGGACGCAGGTGTTCCCGACGATCAGGTCGCTCGGGTCGAGCGGCTGCTGTCGACGTTCGTGATGGGCTTCGCAGCCTCCGAGGTCAACGGCCGTTTCAGCCGCGGCACGCTTACCCCGCGGTCCCGCCGTACCCAACTGGCCCCGGCCCAACTGCCGGCGCACTATCGGCTCGCCGCTCATCTCGACGACGAGATCGACTTCGATGCCGAGTTCGAAGCCGACCTGACCGATCTCCGCATCCTCCTGGACAGCATCCGCAGCTCTCCCGCCTGA
- a CDS encoding LLM class flavin-dependent oxidoreductase, with translation MRYGFVMAYGDARDAAELAVIAEEHGWDGFFVWESIWGIDAWVMLGAAAMTTERIRLGTMLTPLPRRKPWDVAGQVSTVDNLSNGRVILSVGLGVTGEDRFWLFEEDPGRKVRAELMDESLEMLPYLWRDESFEFSGKHYSARKVPDLVPPAPPPPVQRPRVPTWVAGGWPRPKSMRRAALQDGWLPNYAPIVPPGTQPGELTPEHLAEGVAWIRKERAAHGLTMDGYDVVAEGVTRAGDARAADTVRPWAEAGATWWIDADWSSLDRATTRPAAERRLKAGPPRIN, from the coding sequence ATGAGATACGGGTTCGTGATGGCGTACGGCGATGCGCGCGACGCGGCCGAGCTGGCCGTGATCGCGGAGGAGCACGGCTGGGACGGGTTCTTCGTCTGGGAGTCGATCTGGGGGATCGACGCCTGGGTGATGCTCGGCGCGGCCGCGATGACGACCGAGCGGATCCGGCTGGGCACCATGCTCACGCCGCTGCCGCGCCGAAAACCCTGGGACGTCGCCGGGCAGGTCTCGACCGTCGACAACCTCAGCAACGGGCGGGTGATCCTCTCCGTCGGGCTCGGGGTGACGGGGGAGGACCGGTTCTGGCTGTTCGAGGAGGACCCGGGGCGGAAGGTGCGCGCCGAGCTGATGGACGAGTCGCTGGAGATGCTGCCGTACCTGTGGCGCGACGAGTCGTTCGAGTTCTCCGGGAAGCACTACAGCGCCCGCAAGGTCCCAGACCTGGTGCCGCCCGCGCCGCCGCCACCGGTGCAGCGGCCGCGGGTGCCGACCTGGGTCGCGGGTGGCTGGCCGCGACCGAAGTCGATGCGCCGCGCCGCGCTCCAGGACGGCTGGCTGCCGAACTACGCGCCGATCGTCCCGCCGGGTACGCAGCCGGGCGAGCTGACCCCGGAGCACCTGGCCGAGGGCGTCGCCTGGATCCGTAAGGAGCGCGCGGCGCACGGGCTGACGATGGACGGGTACGACGTGGTCGCCGAAGGCGTGACCCGGGCCGGCGACGCCCGGGCCGCCGACACGGTCCGCCCGTGGGCGGAGGCAGGCGCCACCTGGTGGATCGACGCCGACTGGTCGTCGCTGGACCGCGCCACCACCCGCCCAGCCGCCGAACGCCGCCTGAAAGCCGGCCCACCTCGCATCAACTGA
- the infB gene encoding translation initiation factor IF-2, whose amino-acid sequence MAKVRVYELAKELGVTSKVVLTRLNDMGEFVRSASSTIEAPVVRRLAEEFEKNPPKKRTAKKAAASTSAAPQATAPVAPAAPRPAQPGTPKAPAERPAPADRPVAERPAPADRPVADRPAPAEARTEAPAPVESAPAAEAPVKSAPAPGARPGPRPGPKPGPRQETAPAESAPAESAPAATAPAETPAAPVTPAFEAPAAKAADDAAPAAPAARRTGDNTSAPRPGGQGSGPRPGGQGSRPATPGATPRPGGQGSGPRPGAGPRPGAPRPGAPRPGAPRQGGGQGGGGPRPGAPRPGNNPFSSTQGMQRGGARPGPGGGGNDRQGGAPSPAGMAPRPPQGRGGGNERGRDDRPRPSGGVPGAPRPNPAMMPKSSAGTFTGRPGGGSGGPGGPGGGRGGGGGGRPGGSPGAGPRGGGGGGGGFRPGGGGPSGPPGGGGGRPGPGNRGRGGTQGAFGRPGGPARRGRKSKRAKRQEFDNMQAPAVGGVRVRHGDGEVVKLPRGASLTDFAEKVGVDPASLVQVLFHLGEMVTATQSVNEETLELLGTELNYDVQIVSPEDEDRELLQSFDIDFGNDEGDESDLAPRPPVVTVMGHVDHGKTKLLDAIRMANVQAKEAGGITQHIGAYQVTTEVDGQERAITFVDTPGHEAFTAMRARGAQATDIVILVVAADDGVMPQTIEALNHARAAGVPIVVAVNKIDVPAADPTKVRGQLTEYGLVPEEYGGDTMFVDVSAKSRINIDGLLEGVVLTADAALDLRANPKMHAEGIAIEANLDKGRGPVATVLVQRGTLRVGDSMVVGPAYGRVRAMLDEHGDPVQEATPSRPVMVLGLTAVPGAGDKFLVVDDDRQARQIAEKREARARAAANAKRRVRRTLEDFMASMEKGEAQELLLILKGDVSGSVEALEDALVRIEVGDEVNLRIIDRGVGAINENDVNLAIASNAVIIGFNVRPAGKAGDLAEREGVDVRYYSVIYSAIDDIEAALKGMLKPIYEEVTLGQAEIREIFRSSKVGNIAGCWVTSGLIKRNAKVRLIRDGAVVVDNTELSSLKRFKDDASEVREGFECGLTINNFNDIKIGDVVEAFELREKPRS is encoded by the coding sequence GTGGCAAAGGTCCGGGTCTACGAGCTCGCGAAAGAGCTCGGAGTTACCAGCAAGGTCGTTCTGACCAGACTGAACGACATGGGCGAGTTCGTCCGGTCGGCATCCTCGACGATCGAGGCACCTGTCGTCCGGCGGTTGGCGGAGGAGTTCGAGAAGAACCCGCCGAAGAAGCGCACGGCCAAGAAGGCCGCTGCGAGTACGTCTGCCGCGCCCCAGGCGACCGCGCCGGTCGCCCCCGCGGCCCCGAGGCCGGCCCAGCCGGGCACCCCGAAGGCTCCGGCCGAGCGCCCCGCGCCGGCCGACCGTCCGGTGGCCGAGCGCCCCGCGCCGGCCGACCGTCCGGTGGCCGACCGGCCCGCGCCGGCTGAGGCACGGACCGAGGCTCCGGCCCCGGTCGAGTCCGCGCCGGCCGCCGAGGCACCGGTGAAGTCCGCTCCGGCTCCGGGCGCCCGCCCGGGTCCGCGTCCGGGCCCGAAGCCGGGTCCGCGGCAGGAGACCGCCCCAGCCGAGTCCGCCCCGGCCGAGTCCGCTCCGGCGGCCACGGCTCCGGCGGAGACGCCGGCCGCTCCGGTGACGCCTGCCTTCGAGGCACCCGCCGCGAAGGCGGCCGACGACGCGGCCCCGGCCGCTCCGGCGGCCCGCCGTACCGGCGACAACACGTCGGCTCCGCGTCCGGGTGGTCAGGGCTCCGGCCCCCGTCCGGGTGGTCAGGGCTCGCGTCCGGCCACGCCGGGTGCGACCCCGCGTCCGGGTGGTCAGGGCTCCGGCCCGCGTCCGGGTGCCGGTCCGCGTCCGGGTGCGCCCCGTCCGGGTGCCCCGCGTCCCGGTGCGCCCCGGCAGGGTGGCGGCCAGGGCGGTGGTGGCCCGCGTCCGGGTGCACCGCGTCCGGGCAACAACCCGTTCAGCTCGACCCAGGGCATGCAGCGCGGTGGCGCGCGCCCCGGCCCGGGTGGTGGCGGCAACGACCGGCAGGGCGGCGCTCCGAGCCCGGCCGGAATGGCTCCGCGCCCGCCGCAGGGTCGCGGTGGCGGCAACGAGCGCGGTCGTGACGACCGGCCGCGTCCGTCCGGCGGCGTTCCGGGTGCTCCGCGCCCGAACCCGGCGATGATGCCGAAGTCCTCGGCCGGTACCTTCACCGGTCGCCCCGGTGGCGGCTCCGGCGGTCCGGGTGGTCCGGGTGGTGGCCGTGGCGGTGGCGGCGGTGGCCGTCCGGGCGGTAGCCCGGGTGCCGGTCCGCGCGGTGGCGGCGGTGGCGGCGGCGGTTTCCGTCCCGGTGGCGGTGGCCCGAGCGGCCCGCCCGGTGGCGGCGGTGGCCGTCCGGGTCCGGGCAACCGGGGTCGTGGCGGGACGCAGGGTGCCTTCGGGCGCCCGGGCGGTCCGGCGCGCCGTGGCCGGAAGTCGAAGCGGGCCAAGCGCCAGGAATTCGACAACATGCAGGCCCCGGCGGTCGGTGGCGTCCGCGTCCGGCACGGTGACGGCGAGGTCGTGAAGCTGCCTCGCGGTGCGTCGCTGACGGACTTCGCCGAGAAGGTCGGAGTCGACCCGGCGTCGCTGGTCCAGGTGCTGTTCCACCTCGGTGAGATGGTGACCGCGACCCAGTCGGTGAACGAGGAGACGCTCGAGCTGCTCGGTACCGAGCTGAACTACGACGTCCAGATCGTCTCGCCGGAGGACGAGGACCGCGAGCTGCTGCAGTCGTTCGACATCGACTTCGGCAACGACGAGGGCGACGAGAGCGACCTGGCCCCGCGGCCGCCGGTGGTGACCGTGATGGGTCACGTCGACCACGGTAAGACGAAGCTGCTGGACGCGATCCGGATGGCGAACGTCCAGGCCAAGGAAGCCGGCGGTATCACCCAGCACATCGGTGCGTACCAGGTGACCACCGAGGTGGACGGCCAGGAGCGGGCGATCACCTTCGTCGACACCCCGGGTCACGAGGCGTTCACCGCCATGCGTGCCCGTGGTGCGCAGGCCACCGACATCGTGATCCTGGTGGTCGCGGCCGACGACGGCGTGATGCCGCAGACGATCGAGGCGCTGAACCACGCCCGGGCGGCGGGTGTCCCGATCGTGGTCGCGGTGAACAAGATCGACGTCCCGGCGGCGGACCCGACCAAGGTGCGCGGTCAGCTGACCGAGTACGGCCTGGTCCCCGAGGAGTACGGCGGCGACACGATGTTCGTCGACGTCTCGGCCAAGTCCCGGATCAACATCGACGGCCTGCTCGAGGGCGTCGTACTGACCGCGGACGCGGCGCTGGATCTGCGGGCGAACCCGAAGATGCACGCCGAGGGGATCGCGATCGAGGCGAACCTCGACAAGGGCCGTGGTCCGGTGGCGACCGTGCTGGTGCAGCGCGGAACGCTCCGGGTCGGCGACTCGATGGTGGTCGGTCCGGCGTACGGCCGGGTCCGGGCCATGCTCGACGAGCACGGCGACCCGGTCCAGGAAGCGACGCCGTCGCGTCCGGTCATGGTGCTCGGTCTGACCGCGGTGCCAGGTGCGGGTGACAAGTTCCTGGTGGTCGACGACGACCGCCAGGCGCGGCAGATCGCCGAGAAGCGGGAAGCCCGTGCTCGTGCGGCCGCCAACGCCAAGCGTCGCGTCCGTCGTACCCTCGAGGACTTCATGGCCTCGATGGAGAAGGGCGAGGCCCAGGAGCTGCTGCTGATCCTCAAGGGCGACGTGTCCGGTTCGGTCGAGGCACTGGAAGACGCTCTGGTCCGGATCGAGGTCGGCGACGAGGTCAACCTGCGGATCATCGACCGCGGTGTCGGTGCGATCAACGAGAACGACGTCAACCTGGCCATCGCGTCGAACGCCGTCATCATCGGCTTCAACGTGCGGCCGGCGGGCAAGGCCGGTGACCTGGCCGAGCGCGAGGGCGTGGACGTCCGGTACTACTCGGTCATCTACTCGGCGATCGACGACATCGAGGCGGCCCTGAAGGGCATGCTGAAGCCGATCTACGAGGAGGTCACCCTCGGCCAGGCGGAGATCCGGGAGATCTTCCGGTCCTCGAAGGTGGGCAACATCGCCGGTTGCTGGGTGACCAGCGGCCTGATCAAGCGGAACGCCAAGGTCCGGTTGATCCGGGACGGCGCCGTGGTCGTCGACAACACCGAGCTGTCGTCGCTGAAGAGGTTCAAGGACGACGCGTCCGAGGTCCGCGAGGGCTTCGAGTGCGGTCTGACCATCAACAACTTCAACGACATCAAGATCGGCGACGTCGTCGAGGCGTTCGAGCTGCGCGAGAAGCCGCGGAGCTGA
- a CDS encoding acyltransferase domain-containing protein, translated as MAVIGAGADAEVARIAAELGLSGDALAHLRALAEAGPSATPVDLLQFAAGDPDGVLVRLGLSDDDRLDTLANRPDPVRDADLWWLLERCHHQLVQRLGTTGPLPPWPDLPTGTGAVGRFLYVWAFLTTVPAVRRYHADRGIADADSWPILAVLGAQLANHRELYGEGGLHTQNWMTHHFRGAIYALDRLHFERQRCWYDATDQGGPALGEAVLGLHIPEGRLTPDSVDAALDRARAFFRTHYPEEDYRFATCVSWVLDPQLTGYLAADTNLVRFQQRFTLLPAAAKDDRATVVEFLFKQPLADLDSLPRTTTLQRAVVDHIRRDRPWHFRTGWFPL; from the coding sequence GTGGCTGTCATCGGAGCAGGTGCAGACGCCGAGGTGGCGAGGATCGCGGCTGAGCTGGGGTTGAGCGGTGACGCGCTGGCGCACCTGCGCGCACTCGCGGAAGCCGGCCCATCGGCCACGCCGGTCGACCTGCTCCAGTTCGCGGCGGGCGATCCGGACGGGGTACTCGTCCGCCTCGGGCTGAGTGATGACGATCGGCTGGACACGCTCGCGAACCGGCCTGATCCGGTGCGCGACGCCGATCTGTGGTGGCTGCTGGAGCGCTGTCACCATCAGCTCGTCCAGCGGTTGGGGACGACCGGCCCGTTGCCGCCCTGGCCGGACCTCCCGACCGGAACCGGCGCGGTCGGCCGCTTCCTCTATGTCTGGGCGTTCCTGACCACGGTTCCCGCCGTACGCCGGTACCACGCGGACCGCGGCATCGCCGACGCCGACTCGTGGCCGATCCTCGCGGTTCTCGGCGCGCAGCTGGCGAACCACCGGGAACTGTACGGCGAGGGCGGCCTGCACACGCAGAACTGGATGACCCACCACTTCCGCGGCGCCATCTACGCCCTCGACCGCCTGCACTTCGAACGCCAGCGCTGCTGGTACGACGCCACCGACCAAGGCGGCCCCGCGCTCGGTGAAGCCGTGCTCGGCCTGCACATCCCGGAGGGCCGGCTCACACCCGACTCGGTCGACGCCGCGCTGGACCGCGCCCGCGCCTTCTTCCGGACGCACTACCCCGAGGAGGACTACCGCTTCGCCACCTGCGTGTCCTGGGTCCTCGACCCCCAGCTGACCGGGTACCTGGCCGCCGACACCAACCTCGTCCGCTTCCAGCAACGCTTCACGCTGCTCCCCGCCGCCGCCAAGGACGACCGCGCCACGGTGGTCGAGTTCCTCTTCAAACAACCGCTCGCCGACCTCGACTCGTTGCCGCGGACAACGACCCTCCAGCGCGCGGTCGTCGATCACATCCGCCGCGACCGCCCGTGGCATTTCCGTACCGGCTGGTTTCCCCTCTAG
- the nusA gene encoding transcription termination factor NusA, translated as MDIDMAVLRSLEREKDIAIEVVAEAIEAALLVAYHRTEGAQQHARVELDRKTGHVTVLARELAEDGTVDREYDDTPADFGRIAATTAKQIILQRLRDAEDEVRYGEFSGKEGDIVSGVVQQGRDPRSVMVDLGKIEAVLPAPEQVPGEQYEHGSRLRVYVVGVRKGFKGPQITVSRTHPNLVKKLFALEVPEIADGTVEITAIAREAGHRTKIAVRTLNPSVNGKGACIGPMGQRVRNIMHELHGEKIDIIDHSDDPATFVGNALSPAQVTSVEVVDAAARAARVVVPDYQLSLAIGKEGQNARLAARLTGWRIDIRPDTDVTREGEKVD; from the coding sequence ATGGACATCGACATGGCCGTGCTGCGGTCACTGGAACGGGAGAAGGACATCGCCATCGAGGTCGTCGCCGAGGCGATCGAGGCGGCCCTCCTGGTTGCGTACCACCGGACCGAGGGTGCTCAGCAGCACGCGCGCGTCGAGCTCGACCGCAAGACCGGGCATGTGACCGTGCTGGCGCGGGAGCTCGCCGAGGACGGCACCGTGGACCGCGAGTACGACGACACCCCGGCGGACTTCGGCCGGATCGCGGCCACCACCGCCAAGCAGATCATCCTGCAGCGGCTCCGCGACGCCGAGGACGAGGTCCGGTACGGCGAGTTCTCCGGCAAGGAGGGCGACATCGTGTCCGGCGTCGTCCAGCAGGGCCGCGACCCGCGGTCGGTGATGGTCGACCTGGGCAAGATCGAGGCCGTGCTGCCGGCGCCCGAGCAGGTGCCGGGGGAGCAGTACGAGCACGGCTCCCGGCTGCGGGTGTACGTCGTCGGTGTCCGGAAGGGCTTCAAGGGCCCGCAGATCACGGTCAGCCGGACGCACCCGAACCTGGTGAAGAAGCTGTTCGCGCTGGAGGTCCCGGAGATCGCCGACGGTACCGTCGAGATCACCGCGATCGCGCGCGAGGCCGGGCACCGGACCAAGATCGCCGTACGGACGCTGAACCCGTCCGTGAACGGCAAGGGCGCCTGCATCGGCCCGATGGGGCAGCGGGTGCGGAACATCATGCACGAGCTGCACGGCGAGAAGATCGACATCATCGACCACAGTGACGACCCGGCGACCTTCGTCGGGAATGCGCTGTCGCCGGCGCAGGTCACGTCGGTCGAGGTGGTGGACGCCGCGGCCCGTGCGGCGCGCGTCGTCGTCCCCGACTACCAGCTCTCGCTCGCGATCGGCAAGGAAGGGCAGAACGCCCGCCTCGCGGCCCGCCTCACCGGCTGGCGGATCGACATCCGGCCGGATACCGATGTGACTCGGGAAGGCGAGAAGGTAGACTAG
- the rbfA gene encoding 30S ribosome-binding factor RbfA: MGEARAKQLADRIQVLVAELLERRVKDPRLGFVTVTDARLTGDLREASVFYTVYGDEQARASTAAALESAKGLIRSEVGKALGLRHTPSVAFFLDAVPENAGQIEELLAKAREADAEVAKAAAGAKPAGDADPYKRPHDDEDEQD; the protein is encoded by the coding sequence ATGGGTGAAGCAAGGGCGAAGCAGCTGGCCGACCGGATCCAGGTGCTCGTCGCGGAGCTGCTGGAGCGCCGGGTGAAGGATCCGCGGCTCGGGTTCGTCACGGTCACCGATGCCCGGCTGACCGGCGACCTGCGCGAAGCCAGCGTGTTCTACACGGTGTACGGCGACGAGCAGGCCCGGGCGTCCACGGCGGCCGCGCTGGAGTCGGCGAAGGGCCTGATCCGCAGCGAGGTCGGCAAGGCGCTCGGGTTGCGTCATACCCCGAGCGTGGCGTTCTTCCTGGACGCCGTACCGGAGAACGCCGGCCAGATCGAGGAACTGCTGGCCAAGGCCCGGGAGGCCGATGCCGAGGTGGCCAAGGCGGCCGCGGGCGCTAAGCCGGCCGGCGACGCCGACCCGTACAAGCGGCCGCACGACGACGAGGACGAGCAGGACTGA